The Engraulis encrasicolus isolate BLACKSEA-1 chromosome 4, IST_EnEncr_1.0, whole genome shotgun sequence genome includes a window with the following:
- the tsnaxip1 gene encoding translin-associated factor X-interacting protein 1, whose product MQSNVEGGKGAMPEQHSSVPVCLSDLTKLRSGCGSGYLSTWPSHATSLTVGHRRKDLKKRDAKNHGCSPAFSDSVGKPRFLMQLEGYLKRELQALDLQQPKLQERRLQTYREVFDCFIEDFKTYKPLLTAIKNEYEATFEYMQEQIRELQPLKSQLTLVSEQCERRIVGLKEEERVEMRSLRDDKRRLQRVIDDLREKQRSLEAQVSRLQEELGAQYLAYRNEYDARKLLIANIGSMNYGAAEESQDGGDVAECDDPVKVKLALKVCREDLTKAQVELNRLHSEYGDVVPRRDWESLDRSHQENVQKLETLQTDFDVMKSEYDTLLEVHKQVTSERDSLQAELEVFQGTSTPRPDWDNCAEMLGSSDRWAELFEGQSSQRRLLSLLGSIAETTSKDYFQGLGSGSDVPVYLHYEGQLKNLKLKRADVVRMMKEVMKQKRAADEEQGVQSEIGEFLHKFLERQHGERAGEWAYSLLEVLQHQRSMDDLIGLFSDILAGKVDESVYYGQLQLVNQVLKTLIQADTAETGILTISDLSEALKKAFPLKSEHDLNELLSAAQAELESTERGLAYQRLFTEDLDSQIKGFVNLVKRQATAERYHYVNQLRIQLEGKREVDVADLRTAFTAIDPSLDSQALDANLGIVFRAETLNQAQSLDTEVALQRLQAANVSRAGPPAPHI is encoded by the exons ATGCAGTCAAATGTGGAAGGTGGAAAAGGTGCTATGCCAGAGCAGCATAGTAGTGTTCCAGTATGCCTGTCTGACTTAACCAAGCTGCGA AGTGGCTGCGGCAGTGGCTACCTGTCCACCTGGCCTTCTCATGCCACATCACTGACCGTCGGCCACAGGCGCAAAGACCTCAAGAAAAGAGATGCCAAGAATCATGG ATGCAGTCCTGCGTTCAGCGACTCAGTCGGGAAGCCTCGGTTCCTGATGCAGTTGGAAGGTTATTTGAAGAGAGAATTGCAAGCACTGGACCTACAGCAGCCAAAACTACAGGAGCGGCGACTCCAG ACATACCGGGAAGTGTTTGACTGTTTCATCGAGGACTTCAAAACCTACAAGCCATTGTTGACAGCCATCAAAAATGAATATGAAGCCACTTTTG AGTATATGCAAGAGCAGATCCGGGAGTTGCAGCCACTGAAGAGTCAGCTGACGCTGGTGTCGGAGCAGTGCGAGCGGCGCATCGTCGgcctgaaggaggaggagagggtggagatgaGGAGCCTGAGGGACGACAAGAGGAGGCTTCAGAGGGTCATAGACGACCTGAGGGAGAAACAGCGCAGCCTGGAGGCACAG GTGTCTCGTCTGCAAGAGGAGCTTGGTGCCCAGTATCTGGCCTACAGGAACGAGTATGATGCACGGAAACTACTCATTGCAAACATCGGCAGCATGAATTACGGAGCAGCGGAGGAATCACAAGATGGTGGCGATG TGGCAGAGTGTGATGATCCAGTTAAGGTGAAATTGGCCCTCAAGGTGTGCCGAGAGGACTTGACTAAAGCTCAGGTGGAGCTGAACCGCCTACACTCTGAATACGGAGACGTAGTGCCACGCAGAGACTGGGAGAGCCTGGACCGCTCACATCAGGAGAACGTTCAGAAG CTGGAGACTCTGCAAACAGACTTTGATGTGATGAAGTCGGAGTACGACACCCTACTGGAGGTGCATAAGCAGGTGACGTCAGAGAGGGACAGCCTGCAGGCGGAACTGGAGGTCTTCCAGGGGACATCCACCCCCAGACCTGATTGGGACAACTGTGCAG AGATGCTTGGAAGCAGCGATCGTTGGGCAGAACTCTTCGAGGGCCAGTCCAGCCAACGGCGCCTCCTATCGCTTCTGGGGAGCATTGCAGAGACGACCTCCAAAGACTACTTCCAGGGGCTG GGCTCTGGCAGCGATGTGCCCGTATACCTGCACTATGAGGGCCAGTTGAAGAATCTCAAGCTGAAAAGAGCTGACGTTGTGAGGATGATGAAAGAGGTCATGAAACAGAAACGAGCTGCAGACGAGGAG CAAGGGGTGCAGAGTGAGATTGGTGAGTTCCTGCATAAGTTCCTGGAGAGGCAGCATGGTGAGCGGGCAGGCGAGTGGGCCTACAGCCTGCTGGAGGTTCTGCAACACCAGCGCAGCATGGATGACCTTATCGGCCTCTTCAGTGACATCCTCGCTGGAAAG GTGGATGAAAGTGTATACTACGGGCAGCTGCAGCTGGTTAATCAGGTACTGAAGACGCTGATCCAGGCTGACACAGCAGAGACGGGCATACTCACAATTTCAGACTTGAG TGAAGCTTTGAAGAAAGCCTTCCCCCTGAAGTCTGAGCATGATTTAAACGAGCTACTCAGCGCTGCTCAAGCTGAACTGGAAAGCACCGAACGTGGTCTCGCCTATCAGCGGCTGTTTACTGAG GATTTGGATAGCCAGATCAAGGGCTTTGTGAACCTGGTGAAGAGGCAGGCCACAGCCGAGAGATACCACTACGTCAACCAGCTCCGGATACAGCTGGAAGGGAAACG